AAGGAGTCATGAAAAAAATAGTGTTTAACCGTTCTCTTGCGCTTCTGTTTGTTCTGGCAGCCCTGCTTGCCGCAGTAAGGGTTGAGGCTGCCGATTATCAGGCCCGTGTGCAGGCCGATATACAGGCGTTCAGGGATTATTTTACCGCCCAGTTTCCCGACGTCAAGTTTGCCGATTATGCAGATGGAGTGTATGCCATTGATGAGGATTCCCGTCAGCAGTGGAAGGAGATGGAGGAGTTTCCTCCCTATGCGCTATCCGTTGAGGATGGCAAAGCTTTGTTTGAAATACCCTTTGCCAACGGTAAAACCTATGGAAGCTGTTTTGCAAATGGTGGCGCTGTCCGGCAGAACTATCCCTATTTTGACGAAAAAAAGGGAAAGGTGGTGACTCTTGAGATGGCCATCAATGATTGTCGGGTGGCTAACGGCGAAAAGCCACTGGCCTGTAAAACCGGTGATATTGCTAAAATATCTGCCTATATGGCTTTTATCAGCAGGGGGAAGCCCGTTGATGTGAAGGTGCAAAGTGAAGGTGCATATAAAGCCTATGTAAAGGGCAAGGAGCTTTTCTACGCCAAGCACGGAAAGCTTAACATGTCTTGCGCTGGTTGCCATATGCAGTATGCTGGAAGACGACTTCGTGCTGAAATTCTTAGTCCGGCGCTTGGTCATACCACCCATTTTCCCGTTTATCGTTCAAAATGGGGAGAGATCGGCACCCTTCACAAACGCTATGGAGGTTGCTCCAATGATACCGGAGCCAAATCGTTCGCCCCACAGAGCGAGGAGTACTGTAATCTTGAGTTTTTCGAGACCGTGATGTCAAACGGTTTGATTTTTAACGGCCCGGCTTCACGAAAATAAGGAGAACGTTATGAAGAGAATACTACTATCTGCTTTTGTCCTGCTCGTTGTTTTTGCGAGTGCCAGTGAGTTGCGGGCTGAACCTGCGGCGAAGGAGTTAATCGAACAGGCTGAGGCCAAAAGAAAAGAGGCTGCGGCTATTGGTTTCGAGTGGCGTGAAACTGCTTCGCTTATCAAGAGCGCCAGAGCGGCTCTTGAGAGCGGTCAGGAAGCCGAGGCGGTAAACTTCGCCGGGCAGGCTCTTCAGGAAGGAGAGCAGGCTCTTGCACAAGGCAAGTATATGCAGCAGAACTGGGAGAGCCTTGTTCCCAAACCTTAACATTTTTTTAGCCGCATCAATCAGGAGTTGTCCCGTATGTTGACCGTGCGGGACAGTGCCCTTCAGTAACGCTTTTTTACCCTAAAACGACCCACTGTTATGCAGCTTTCCCGTCGTGAATTTATACGTATCCTTGGGCTTGCAGGAGCTGCAGGCCTGATTCCCGGACTTGCCAGCAGCCGCACATCCGGAGCTGATATCTATGAAATGCAGGGATTCGGTGATGTCCGCCTGTTGCACATTACCGATACCCACGCACAGCTTATGCCGATCTACTATCGCGAACCAAATCTCAACCTCGGTGTCGGGGAAGCCCTGGGACGCCCCCCTCATCTTGTTACCGCTTCTCTGTTGAAATATTATGGTGTTTCGCCTGACACTCCGCTTGCTCATGCCTATACGCCCTTAAATTTCGTCGATGCAGCGCAGAAATACGGCAAAATAGGCGGTTTCGCACAGTTGAAAACGCTTGTCGAAAAAGTTCGAGAGGAATTCGGGCGCAGTAAAACCCTGCTGTTCGATACCGGAGATACCTGGCAGGGATCGGGAACAGCTTTGTGGAGCAGAGGAACGGACATGGTTGAAGTTACGAATCAACTCGGTGTTGATGTTATGACCGGCCACTGG
The DNA window shown above is from Pelodictyon phaeoclathratiforme BU-1 and carries:
- the soxA gene encoding sulfur oxidation c-type cytochrome SoxA, with the protein product MKKIVFNRSLALLFVLAALLAAVRVEAADYQARVQADIQAFRDYFTAQFPDVKFADYADGVYAIDEDSRQQWKEMEEFPPYALSVEDGKALFEIPFANGKTYGSCFANGGAVRQNYPYFDEKKGKVVTLEMAINDCRVANGEKPLACKTGDIAKISAYMAFISRGKPVDVKVQSEGAYKAYVKGKELFYAKHGKLNMSCAGCHMQYAGRRLRAEILSPALGHTTHFPVYRSKWGEIGTLHKRYGGCSNDTGAKSFAPQSEEYCNLEFFETVMSNGLIFNGPASRK